The Microbacterium natoriense genomic interval GTCCTTCTTCAGCTCCAGCGCGAGGTCGAGGATCTCCGCCTGCTCGGAGGGGGTCAGGTCGTCGTCACGCAGCAGGTGGCGGGTCATGCGGGGGCCTTTCCGGAAGTGGTGAGGGATGCCGACACGTCGGCGAGCGCGGCGGCGAACAGCTCGCGGAACTCGGCGAGCTCGGCGTCGCCGATCGTGAGGGCCGGCGCGATGCGCACGGTCTCGGGGTTGGCGGCGTTGACGATGAGACCCCGCTCCTGGGCGGCGGCCACGACAGCCCCCGCGACCGGAGCTGCGAGACCGACGCCGATGAGAAGTCCGCGGCCTCGGACGCCGTCGATCAGCGGCGAGTCGATGCCTTCGATGATCCCGCGCAGTTCTTCGCCGCGGCGCGCGGCGTTCTCGACGAGTCCTGCGTTCTCGATCTCGGCGAGCACGGCGTCCGCCACGGCCGTCGCCAGCGGGTTGCCGCCGAACGTCGAGCCGTGCGAGCCCGGTGTGAACAGGTCGCTCGCCGCGCCGTACGTGACGAGGGCGCCGATCGGGAAGCCTCCGCCGATGCCCTTGGCGAGGGTGATCGCGTCGGGTGTGATGCCCTCGTGGGAGAAGCCGAACCACGCCCCGGTGCGACCGGCGCCCGTCTGGATCTCGTCGACGATGAGGAGCGCGCCGTGCTTTAGGGTGAGCGACCGCGCCGCGGCGAGGTAGCCCTCCGGAAGCTCGACCACTCCGGCTTCGCCCTGGATCGGCTCGACGATGACGGCCGCGACGCGATCGTCGATCGCGGCCTCGAGCGCCTCGATGGTCGCCGGAATGTGCTCGACCCCTCCGGGCATCGGCTCGAACGGCGCGCGCATCGACGCCTTCGCCGTCATCGCGAGGGAGCCCATGGTGCGGCCGTGGAAGCCGTTCTCGAGCGCGATGATGCGCGGCTTCTCGGCGCCGCCGTGCAGACGGGCGAGCTTGAACGCGGCCTCGTTGGCTTCAGCGCCCGAGTTCGAGAAGAACACCCGCCCGTCGATGCCGGCGCCGGCGAGACGCTTGAGACGAGCGGCGAGCGCGAGCTGCGGCGGCGTGGCGAAGTAGTTCGACACGTGCGCGAGCGTCGCGGCCTGCCGCGAGACGGCTTCGACGAACACCGGGTGCGCGTGCCCGAGCGAGGTCACGGCGATGCCGGCGAGGAAGTCGAGAAGGCGGTTGCCGTCTGCATCCCATACGTACGAACCCTCGCCTCGTGTGAGCATCGCCAGGCGGGGCCCTGCGTTGAGGACCAGATGGCTCGCTGCGTCATCCTGCCAATTGCTCATGCTTTCGTCCCTGCGCTTTCCAAGACCACTTCTGTTCCGATTCCCTTGCTGGTGAAGAGCTCGACGAGCACCGAGTGCGGCACGCGTCCGTCGATGATCGCCGCGGCGTCGACGCCGCCCTCGACAGCGTCGAGGCAGGCTCGCATCTTCGGGATCATGCCGGACTCCAGGCTCGGGAGCATCTCGATGAGGGCCTCCGCCGTGAGGTGCGAGACGAGCGAGTCGCGATTCGGCCAGTCCGCGTAGAGCCCGGGTACGTCCGTCAGGATGACCAGCTTGCGGGCGCCGAGTGCCACCGCGAGGGCCGCAGCCGCGGCATCCGCGTTCACGTTGAGCGACTGGCCGGGGTGGTCGAGATCCGGCGCGATCGAGGAGATCACCGGAACCCTCCCTGCGGCCAGATGATCGAACACGGCGGTGGGGTCGACCTCGACCACATCGCCGACGCGCCCGAGATCGACCTCTTCCCCTTCGATGACGACGCCACGACGGCGGCCGCCGAACAGACCGGCGTCCTCTCCGCTCAGACCGGTCGCGATCGGGCCGTGCGAGTTGATCTTCGACACGAGCTGCGGATTGACCTGCCCCGTGAGCACCATGCGGACGACGCTGATCGCCTCGGTCGTGGTGACGCGGTAACCGCCCTTGAACTCGCTGGGGATGTCGAGGCGTCCCAGCATGTCGGAGATCTGCGGGCCTCCGCCGTGCACGACGACGGGCTGCACTCCCACGTACCGCAGGTAGGCGATGTCCTGGGCGAACGCCTCCTGCAGCTCGTCCGAGACCATCGCGTTGCCGCCGTACTTGACGACGACGATCTGATCTCGGAACTTCTTGAGCCACGGCAGCGACTCGATGAGCGTCTCGGCCTTGACTGCGGCGATCTCGGCCGGCGTGTCCTGGATGTCGGTCATGATGCGTACGCACTGTTCTCGTGCACGTAGTCGTGGGTGAGGTCGTTGGTGAGGATGGATGCCGTGGCCTCGCCGACCTTGAGATCGATGACCAGGTGAGTCGCCCGCGGCGTCAGATCGACCTCTTCGCGCGGACGGTCGGGGCCGCCTTCGCTGCAGACACGGACGCCGTTCATCCACACGTCCACGTCGTAGGGATCGAACTGCGCGGCGGTCGTGCCGATCGCCGCGAGGACACGACCCCAGTTCGGGTCGTTGCCGAAGATCGCTGCTTTGAAGAGGTTGTTGCGGGCGACCGAGCGGCCGACCTCGACGGCCTCCTGCTCGGAGGCGGCGTGCTGCACCTCGATCGTGATGTCGTGGCTCGCCCCTTCAGCGTCGCCCTGCAGCTTGACCGCGAGCTCCTGGCACAACCCGGAGAGCGCGGCTGCGAAGTCGTCGAGATCGGGAACGACCCCGGACGCCCCGTTGGCGAGCAGAGTGACCTGATCGTTCGTCGACATGCAGCCGTCCGAGTCGAGGCGGTCGAATGTCTGCCCAGTGGCCGTCCGGAGGGCGGAGTCGGCCTCGAGCGGCTCGAGCACGGCATCCGTCGTGATGACGACGAGCATGGTCGCGAGCCCGGGGGCGAGCATGCCTGCTCCCTTCGCCATGCCGCCGATCGTCCAGCCGTCGCGGCTGACCACCGCGGTCTTCGCGACGGTGTCGGTGGTCATGATCGCCTGTGCTGCGCTCTCGCCTCCGTCGGACGAGAGCTCGGCGATCGCCTGCTCCGTGCCGGTGAGGACCTTGGCGCGGAAGATCTCATCGCCGACGCCGATGAGCCCCGTCGAGCAGACGAGCACGTCGCCGGCGCTGATGCCGAGCAGTTCAGCGGCCTTTTCGGCGGTCTGGTGCGTGGTCTGGAACCCGAAGGCGCCGGTGAAGCAGTTCGCTCCCCCGGAGTTCAGCACGACGGCCTCGACCACACGGTCGGCGACGGCCTGCTGCGACCAGATGATCGGGTTGGCCTTGGCACGGTTGCTCGTGAAGACGGCGGCACCGACCTTGCGCGGGCCCCGGTTCACCACGACCGCGACATCGGGTTTGCCTGTGGTTTTGAGACCGGCGGCGACACCGGCCGCCTCGAATCCTGCAGGGGCGGTGACACTCACGGTGCGACTCCGTTCACGGAGAGCGCGCGGTCTTCGGGTAGGCCGAGCGCGATGTTCATGGATTGGATGGCGGCACCGGCGGTGCCCTTGACGAGGTTGTCGACCGCGGTGACGACCGTGACACGGTTCGCGGCACGGTCGATCGCAAGACCGATGAGCGCGGTGTTCGCGCCGAGTACGTCGGCGGTGCGCGGGAACTGGCCCTCGGGGAGCAGCTGCACGAAGGTTTCTCCGGCGTACGCGCTCTCCCACGCCTCGCGGATCTGCGCATCGGTGACGCCCTCGACGATCCGCGCCGTCGAGGTGGCGAGGATGCCCCGCGACATCGGCACGAGGACCGGGGTGAAGGAGATGCGGATGCTCGGCTCGATCTGGGTCCCTGAGCCTGTCGAAGGGCCTGACGCCGCGGCGAGCGCCTGCCGGATCTCGGGGATGTGGCGGTGCGTGCCGCCCACCGCGTACGGATTCGCCGTGCCGAGGATCTCACTGCCGAGGAGGTTCGTCTTCAGGCTCTTGCCCGCGCCGGAGGGCCCCACCGCGAGAACCGAGACGATGTCACCAGGATCGATCACGCCGGAGGCGACGCCGGGGGCGAGACTGAGGCTCACCGTCGAGGCGTTGCACCCGGGAGCCGCGATGCGCGTCGCTCCCACGAGGTTCTCGCGCTGCTTCGTCCCGTTCACGGGAAGTTCCGGAACTCCGTACGCCCACGGCTCGTGGAATTCCCCGCCGTAGAAGGAGTCCCAGGAGTCCTTCGAGGTGAGCCGGTGGTCGGCGCCCGCGTCGATCACCAGCGGGACCGCGCCGAGGGCATCGGTGTACTGGCCGGATTGCCCGTGCGGCAGCGCGAGGAACACGATGTCATGCCCGGCGAGGACCTCTGGCGTCGTGTCCTGCAGGGTGAGGTGCGCGAGAGAGCGCAGGTGCGGCTGGTGCTGGATCAGCGGCTGGCCGGCGTTCGAGTGCGCCGTGACGGTGCGGATCTCGATGTCGGGATGTGCGGCCAGGAGACGGAGGATCTCGCCACCCGCATAGCCGGATGCGCCGGAAACGGCGACCGTGTACGTCATGCTTCTACCTTAACGCTGGGAGGGTCTGGGGCCGGAGCGGCGACACCGGCACTCGACCGCCGTGCGTACGCAGGCAGGAGCGCGGGGTCGCCTAGAGTCGGCGGCCGCCGCGGCGTCGGCGCACGACGACGACGCTCGGAGCGAGCGTCGAAGAAGCGTGGGCGGCCGAAGGCATGTCGCGACCATAGCGCGGGCGGCGCGGCATCCGCAAATCAGACGCGTAACGTACGTCAACCCTCCCGGCGAGCCTCCAGGAACACGAGGATCGCGCGCACCCTGCGGTTCTCAGCTGCGGGGCTGAGTCCGAGCCCGCTGAAGATGTTGCCCACGTGCTTGCGCACGGCGGCGTCGCTGAGGAAGAGCGTGGAGGCGATGTCGCTGTTCGAAGCGCCGTCGGCCATCAGCGCGAGGACCTCCCGTTCGCGCGCGGTGAGCGCGTCCAGTGGGCCGGCGACCTCTGCCCTCAACAGCTGCCTGGTCACCTCCGGGTCGATGACCGTTCCGCCGTCGCGCACCACGGCGAGCGCCCGATCGAAGTCGCTGATCCGGTTGACTCTCTCCTTCAGCAGATATCCGACGGCCGCCTCCGGCAGGAGGAGCAGTTCGCGCGCATAGCGCTCGGCGACATACTGCGACAGGACGAGCACCGGCTGAGTGGGCGCGTGCTCACGGATCCGCAGCGCCGCTGCGAGACCGTCGTCGGCGCCTCCCGGCGGCATCCGCACATCGGTGATGACGAGATCCGGCCGCTCGGCGAGTGCGAAGTAGCTGCGCTCCAGCTCCGGAGCGTCGGACGCCGTGGCGACGATCACGTGCCCGAGTCTCTCCAGTAGCGCGGACAGTGCTTCGCGCAGCAGAGTCGCGTCATCCGCGAGGAGAATCCTCATCGGCGCCTCCTCTCTTGCCGCCGTGCGTGATCTCTCCTGACCCGATCAGCGGCAGTTCCATCAGGACCACGGTCGGTCCTCCGAGGGGACTGGACACGGTGAGCGCACCGCCCAGCGCCTCCGCGCGACCTGCGAGCCCGCGCAGTCCGGTGCCCTGCTCGGGATCGGCGCCGCCGTGCCCGTCGTCCGTGGCCCGGATGTACGCCCGATCGTTCTGGGAGCCGAGCTCGACGGTCAACCTCGAAGCTGCCGAGTGCTTCGTCGCGTTCGTGAGTGCTTCGGCGACGAGAAAGTAGCCCGCGGCCTCTGCGTCGGGCCGCATTCGAGGAAAGCCGTCGTCGCGAATCCGCAGCACGAGGGTGCTGCGCCCCGCGAGCTCGCGGAGCGCTTCTGTGAGCCCGTGGTCGGCGAGCACGGTCGGGTGGATCCCTCTGACCGTGGATCGGAGCGAGACGAGTGCGCGCTCGGTCTGGTCCTGCGCCGCGATGAGCGCGGCCCGGGACGCATCGGCGTCTCCCGATCGGAGTTCCAGCTCGAGCATCGCGAGGCGCGCGGCGATGCCGACCAGTTCTTGCTGGACCCCGTCGTGCAGGTCTCTCTCGATACGCCGACGCTCATCCTCGTGGGCGGAGACGATCGCGGCACGCGAGCGGGTGAGCTGCGCGACACGGCGATCGATCTCGGCGACGCGCGGGGCGATGAGCCGGCTGATCACACCGCCGTGCAGAGCCGTGAACGACGCGTTGACGTACGCCGTGACGACGAGGATGAGCGGTACGCAGAGCAGCGGATGCCACCAATTGTCCACGCCGACCGCGAACGTCACGTCGGAGAACAGATTCACTTCTGCGCCCGGGCGTGTGAGGCCTGTGACCGCCAATGCGAAGGGGAGCCCGACTGCGATGACCTGCGCGAGGAGGAGGGCGAAGGCCAGGAGCCCCATGATGATGCCTATCGAGAGCGCGACGACTTCGCGCCAGGTCGTGGGCTCGGTGAGCCGGATCCAGAGCCAGTTGTGCTTCTCCTCCCTGGGCACGCGGACATGACCGCTGGCGCGCGCCGGATGACCGATCAGGCGCAGCCTCTTTCGTTCGATCATCGCGAAGAGGATCCCCCAGAGCGGAAGGATCACGATCGTCGCGACGACAGGGAGCACCAGCACCACGCCGAGCACGGCGGTGATGACGACGCCCAGCAGTCCGGCCCACGGCCATCGGGAGATCAGGAAACGGCCGGGCGGCAGCATCAGCCCCTGCCAGATCGTCTCGGTGCGCACGGGATCAGCCTATGCACAGGAGCTCGTCCGCCAGTGGTCGAGAGCCCGAAGGTAGCGCCAGGTCTACCAGGGATGCCTCTCGCGCTCCGATGCGCGTCGTCGTCGTTCGCCGTCTACTGGAGCAATGACTACTCCCACACCTGCGACTGCGGTTCCCCTGCTCAGAGCGAAGGGGATATCGAAGGGCTACGCCGTCGGCCGTGGTCCGGCGGCGAACGTGCTGCGTGACGTCGATCTCCACGTCGCGCGAGGCGAGATGGTGAGCATCGTCGGGCCGAGCGGATCGGGCAAATCGACGTTGATGTACTGCCTGGCGGGACTCGAACGAGCGGATGCCGGCGAGATCGAGTTGGACAGCACACGCATCGAACGGATGCCTCAGCGACGACTCGCCAAACTCCGGCGCGATCGGATCGGATTCGTGTTCCAGAGCTACAACCTGATCCCGTCGCTGTCCGCTGCGGAGAACGTCGCGCTGCCGGCGCGTCTGGCACGTCGCCGATCGCCCGACACCGCGGCAGCGCTGACCGCTGTCGGGCTGTCAGGACACGGGAGCAAGCGCCCCGGCCAGCTTTCGGGCGGGCAACAGCAGCGCGTCGCGATCGCACGAGTACTGGCCGCGCAGCCGGAGATCGTCTTCGCAGACGAGCCCACAGGGGCGCTCGACACGGCCACGGGGGCGCAGGTGCTGGATCTTCTGCGCGCACACGCTTCCGGACGGAACGGCGTGATACTCGTCACCCACGACCTGGAGGCGGCTGCTCGGGCCGACCGTACCGTGGTCCTCAGAGACGGCGCCGTGGTGACGGAGCTTCTGCGTCCTTCCGCCGGGGACATCCTCGGCGCGCTGCAGTCGCCCGTTCGCACAGGAGCGGCCGCGTGATCCCGCTGCTCCGTGCTGAGCTGCGGCACGGCTGGGCCACCTGGAGCGGCCTGGCCGCGGTCGGCGCGGTTGCCGCAGTCTCGTTCTCGGCCGCGATCGCGATGCTCGAGGCCGGCCTCGCGGAGGGTGGGGAGATCCTGGACGCGTCTGTCAGCTTCCTTTCGATCCTGCTGATCCTGAACGTCCCCGCCGGGGCGATCGTGATCGCCGCCGTGTCGCGCCTCGCTGTCGGCCTTCACCGTGCGGTGTACGCACGATGGCAGCTCGCGGGAGTCAGCCCCGCACAGACTTCCGCGGTCGTCATCTCGCAGCTCACGGGCGTCGGCCTGCTCGCAGGCTTCGTCGGCTTCGGTGCGGCTGTGCTCATCGTCCCGCCGTTCCTCCACGCCGTCTTCGTCGACGACTCGTCCTGGTGGGCCGAGGCCTCGATTCGGCCGGGGGCCCTCACCGGTGTCATCGTGGTGCCGCTCACGACGCTGGTGGTGCTGCTGGGCGGGTTCCGTGGCGCGAGATCGGCGGGCCGTACGCCGGCTCTCAGTGCGTTGCGCGAACCGGAGGCGGAGGCGAAGCGCATGCGATGGTGGCGCTGGCTGCTGCTGGTCGCCGTTCTGCTCGCAGCAGGGTTCGGCGGTGCCCTCGCACCGTTCCGTGCCGAAGAGCGCAGCACCGCGATCTCGCAGTTCCCGCTGCTCCCCGCGTATCTGACGGCGATCGTCGCGACCGCCGCCCCCGTGCTGTCCCCGCTCGTCCTCAGAGCGTGGACAGCGCTGATCCCTGCACGAGCATCCGCGACCTGGCACCTCGCCCGGCACCAGGCGCGTTACCACCTCGGGAGGAGCACGGCATCCGTCACTCCCCTGTTCGTCGGCACCGCGCTGCTGGGCGGCTTGATGACGATGTCGGCTACCACCAGCACGGCGATGACGTCGGCCGGCTTGCCGGGGAACTTCGATCTGGGCATCATGCAGGTGATGCTCCTCGTGGGCGGGCCCGTGCTGCTCGGTGCGACGGGGGCTGCAGTCGTGCTGTTCATGAGCAACCGCACGCAGGCGTCAGAGCAGGCGCTGCTCCGAGCGAGCGGGGCCAGCCACGGCGTCGTGCTCGGCGCCGCTGTGTGCCAGGCAGCGATTCATGTGATCACGGCGACGCTGCTCGCGTCGATCGTGGTGTTCGGCACCGCTCTCATCAGTGCGGCCGCGCTCGGCCGCTTCGTCCCCGCGGTCCCCGTCCTCGACATCGGAGCGGCCGCGCAGCTGGTGGCGCTCGGTCTCGTTCTGACGGTCTCGGCGACGCTCGTTCCGGCCATGGCCCGCATGCGGGAACCGCTCGCCCTGCGTCTCGCGGCAGAGTGAGCGGTTCGGCCACTCAGAGCGGTGCGGCGAAGAACGCGAGCTCGTGCGCGGCGGAGATCTCGAAGGCCCGATGCATCCGACTGCGTCGTTCGGGCGAGGCCGATACCGCTGCCTCCGCGACGTAGGCGATCGCCTGGACCGTAGCCTGCTCGAATGCCGGGTCGGCGTAGGTTGCGAGCCACGAGGCGTACGGATGCTGCGGATCGCAGGCATACTCGCCGAACTCCCCCGCATGCAGGCGGCGGCCCAGATCGTCGTACAGCCAGAAGCACGGCAGGATCGCGGCGATCAGCTCGGCGTAGTCGCCGGTGAACGCGGTCGCCCGCAGATGGTCGAGGTACGCCATGGTCGCCGGTGCGCGCTCGGCCGCGAAGGTCTCGGCGCTGACGCCCGCGTCGGGGGTGAGCCAGGACGCGTGCAGCTCGAGTTCGCCGACGATCGAGCCGTGGGCGGAGTGCGCCCAGAACGCCTGCTCGGCCGAGGTGGGCGCGAGGCGCGACGCCTCGGCGAGCACCCGAGCGTATTCGCGCAGGTACAGGGCATCCTGCTCCAGATAGAAGACGAAGGCCTCGCGTCCGAGCGTGCCGTCGGCGAGAGCCCGGATGAACGGCAGCCCATCGATATCCGAGCGGATGCCGGAGATCCTCTCCCACCAGTCGGTCGCGATGCCCTCGGCGCTCGGTCTGGTCTCGAGTCCGCCCCGCGCCCACAACCCGGCGAAGTGGTTGATCGGCCCGTGACCGCGCCCGACCATGAGCGCCTCGCCCTCTCGCAGCGATTCGCGCAACCAGGCCCGCGATCCCGCGACGGCGTCGTCAGGAGCCTCACCCCTCGCGAGGCGGGTCGCGAGCGCGGATGACAGCGAGCAGCCGGTTCCGTGCGTGTTGCGGGTCTCGATGCGCGCGTCCGTGAACTCGATGGTCGTGCCGGCGCCGATGAGAGCATCCGGTGCCTCCGCACCGTCGAGGTGCCCGCCCTTCACCAGCACCCGCGCTCCGATCGCGGTTGACAGCACCGCGCCCGCAGCGAGCGCGTCGTCCCAGCCGTCGATGTCGCGCCCCACGAGCACGCCGAGTTCGCCGAGGTTCGGGGTGATGACGTCGGCGCGGGCGAGCAGTGCGCCGAGGGCGTGTTCGGCCTCGGCATCCAGCAACCGGTCCCCGCTGGTCGCGACCATCACCGGGTCCACGACGACGATGGGCGGACGGGCCGCGTCGAGCCACTCGACGACAGTTCGGATGACCTCTGCGTTCGCGAGCATCCCGATCTTCACCGCGTCGATCACGATGTCGTCGGAGATCGCGTGGAGCTGCTCCCGGAGGAAGTCGATCGGCGGCACATGCACGGCGCGGACGCCTTGCGTGTTCTGCGCGGTGAGGGCCGTGATCACAGCCATGCCGTATCCCCCGGAGGCTGCGATCGACTTGAGATCGGCCTGCACGCCGGCGCCGCCTGACGGGTCGCTGCCGGCGATGCTCAGCACGCGAGGGACTCCGGCCGCCCGCCACCGCTGCACGAACGCTGCTGCCGTCTCGGCGGGGTCTTCTGCGGCACACAATGCGGACACGACGGCGAGGCCTGCCGCACCGGCGTCCCGCAACGCCTCGGTGTCGTCGATGCCGACACCTCCGATCGCGACGCAGGGCAGCGGACTCGCGGCGGCGAACGCACGGAAGCCGTCGACGCCGAGAGCCGGAGGATGATCGGGCTTGGTCTTCGTCGGGCGGATGACTCCCACCCCCAGGTAGTCCACGGTTCCGGCGGGGAGGGCGAGTGCGGCGTCGAGATGAGCCCGGTTGTTCGCGGTGAGACCGATCAGCGCATCGGGGCCGAGTTCCGATCGGGCACGGAGCACCGACGCGTCGCCCTGCCCGAGGTGGACGCCGTCGACCCTGGCGCCTGCTTCCCGGGCGGCGATCGCCGCGTCGAGCCGGTCGTTGACGAGCAGCAGCGATCGCCCGCCGATCGCCCGCGACAGTTCGATCAGCTGCGCCGTGATCTCGGCATCTGTC includes:
- a CDS encoding acetylornithine transaminase → MSNWQDDAASHLVLNAGPRLAMLTRGEGSYVWDADGNRLLDFLAGIAVTSLGHAHPVFVEAVSRQAATLAHVSNYFATPPQLALAARLKRLAGAGIDGRVFFSNSGAEANEAAFKLARLHGGAEKPRIIALENGFHGRTMGSLAMTAKASMRAPFEPMPGGVEHIPATIEALEAAIDDRVAAVIVEPIQGEAGVVELPEGYLAAARSLTLKHGALLIVDEIQTGAGRTGAWFGFSHEGITPDAITLAKGIGGGFPIGALVTYGAASDLFTPGSHGSTFGGNPLATAVADAVLAEIENAGLVENAARRGEELRGIIEGIDSPLIDGVRGRGLLIGVGLAAPVAGAVVAAAQERGLIVNAANPETVRIAPALTIGDAELAEFRELFAAALADVSASLTTSGKAPA
- the argB gene encoding acetylglutamate kinase, whose product is MTDIQDTPAEIAAVKAETLIESLPWLKKFRDQIVVVKYGGNAMVSDELQEAFAQDIAYLRYVGVQPVVVHGGGPQISDMLGRLDIPSEFKGGYRVTTTEAISVVRMVLTGQVNPQLVSKINSHGPIATGLSGEDAGLFGGRRRGVVIEGEEVDLGRVGDVVEVDPTAVFDHLAAGRVPVISSIAPDLDHPGQSLNVNADAAAAALAVALGARKLVILTDVPGLYADWPNRDSLVSHLTAEALIEMLPSLESGMIPKMRACLDAVEGGVDAAAIIDGRVPHSVLVELFTSKGIGTEVVLESAGTKA
- the argJ gene encoding bifunctional glutamate N-acetyltransferase/amino-acid acetyltransferase ArgJ, whose amino-acid sequence is MSVTAPAGFEAAGVAAGLKTTGKPDVAVVVNRGPRKVGAAVFTSNRAKANPIIWSQQAVADRVVEAVVLNSGGANCFTGAFGFQTTHQTAEKAAELLGISAGDVLVCSTGLIGVGDEIFRAKVLTGTEQAIAELSSDGGESAAQAIMTTDTVAKTAVVSRDGWTIGGMAKGAGMLAPGLATMLVVITTDAVLEPLEADSALRTATGQTFDRLDSDGCMSTNDQVTLLANGASGVVPDLDDFAAALSGLCQELAVKLQGDAEGASHDITIEVQHAASEQEAVEVGRSVARNNLFKAAIFGNDPNWGRVLAAIGTTAAQFDPYDVDVWMNGVRVCSEGGPDRPREEVDLTPRATHLVIDLKVGEATASILTNDLTHDYVHENSAYAS
- the argC gene encoding N-acetyl-gamma-glutamyl-phosphate reductase, which gives rise to MTYTVAVSGASGYAGGEILRLLAAHPDIEIRTVTAHSNAGQPLIQHQPHLRSLAHLTLQDTTPEVLAGHDIVFLALPHGQSGQYTDALGAVPLVIDAGADHRLTSKDSWDSFYGGEFHEPWAYGVPELPVNGTKQRENLVGATRIAAPGCNASTVSLSLAPGVASGVIDPGDIVSVLAVGPSGAGKSLKTNLLGSEILGTANPYAVGGTHRHIPEIRQALAAASGPSTGSGTQIEPSIRISFTPVLVPMSRGILATSTARIVEGVTDAQIREAWESAYAGETFVQLLPEGQFPRTADVLGANTALIGLAIDRAANRVTVVTAVDNLVKGTAGAAIQSMNIALGLPEDRALSVNGVAP
- a CDS encoding response regulator transcription factor, translating into MRILLADDATLLREALSALLERLGHVIVATASDAPELERSYFALAERPDLVITDVRMPPGGADDGLAAALRIREHAPTQPVLVLSQYVAERYARELLLLPEAAVGYLLKERVNRISDFDRALAVVRDGGTVIDPEVTRQLLRAEVAGPLDALTAREREVLALMADGASNSDIASTLFLSDAAVRKHVGNIFSGLGLSPAAENRRVRAILVFLEARREG
- a CDS encoding sensor histidine kinase: MRTETIWQGLMLPPGRFLISRWPWAGLLGVVITAVLGVVLVLPVVATIVILPLWGILFAMIERKRLRLIGHPARASGHVRVPREEKHNWLWIRLTEPTTWREVVALSIGIIMGLLAFALLLAQVIAVGLPFALAVTGLTRPGAEVNLFSDVTFAVGVDNWWHPLLCVPLILVVTAYVNASFTALHGGVISRLIAPRVAEIDRRVAQLTRSRAAIVSAHEDERRRIERDLHDGVQQELVGIAARLAMLELELRSGDADASRAALIAAQDQTERALVSLRSTVRGIHPTVLADHGLTEALRELAGRSTLVLRIRDDGFPRMRPDAEAAGYFLVAEALTNATKHSAASRLTVELGSQNDRAYIRATDDGHGGADPEQGTGLRGLAGRAEALGGALTVSSPLGGPTVVLMELPLIGSGEITHGGKRGGADEDSPRG
- a CDS encoding ABC transporter ATP-binding protein, giving the protein MTTPTPATAVPLLRAKGISKGYAVGRGPAANVLRDVDLHVARGEMVSIVGPSGSGKSTLMYCLAGLERADAGEIELDSTRIERMPQRRLAKLRRDRIGFVFQSYNLIPSLSAAENVALPARLARRRSPDTAAALTAVGLSGHGSKRPGQLSGGQQQRVAIARVLAAQPEIVFADEPTGALDTATGAQVLDLLRAHASGRNGVILVTHDLEAAARADRTVVLRDGAVVTELLRPSAGDILGALQSPVRTGAAA
- a CDS encoding bifunctional hydroxymethylpyrimidine kinase/phosphomethylpyrimidine kinase, whose translation is MIADLSLYLVTDPALCGERGVVDTVRHAVDGGVRVVQLRDKQATDAEITAQLIELSRAIGGRSLLLVNDRLDAAIAAREAGARVDGVHLGQGDASVLRARSELGPDALIGLTANNRAHLDAALALPAGTVDYLGVGVIRPTKTKPDHPPALGVDGFRAFAAASPLPCVAIGGVGIDDTEALRDAGAAGLAVVSALCAAEDPAETAAAFVQRWRAAGVPRVLSIAGSDPSGGAGVQADLKSIAASGGYGMAVITALTAQNTQGVRAVHVPPIDFLREQLHAISDDIVIDAVKIGMLANAEVIRTVVEWLDAARPPIVVVDPVMVATSGDRLLDAEAEHALGALLARADVITPNLGELGVLVGRDIDGWDDALAAGAVLSTAIGARVLVKGGHLDGAEAPDALIGAGTTIEFTDARIETRNTHGTGCSLSSALATRLARGEAPDDAVAGSRAWLRESLREGEALMVGRGHGPINHFAGLWARGGLETRPSAEGIATDWWERISGIRSDIDGLPFIRALADGTLGREAFVFYLEQDALYLREYARVLAEASRLAPTSAEQAFWAHSAHGSIVGELELHASWLTPDAGVSAETFAAERAPATMAYLDHLRATAFTGDYAELIAAILPCFWLYDDLGRRLHAGEFGEYACDPQHPYASWLATYADPAFEQATVQAIAYVAEAAVSASPERRSRMHRAFEISAAHELAFFAAPL